The Streptomyces sp. NBC_00224 genome has a window encoding:
- a CDS encoding ribonuclease HII, whose amino-acid sequence MPYEPPTHTVERSIRATTGCKIIAGVDEVGRGAWAGPVTVCAAITGLRRPPEGLTDSKLISPKRRLELAGILESWVTSYALGHSSPQEIDELGMTAALRLAAVRALDALPVRPEAVILDGKHDYLGDPWRVRTVIKGDQSCIAVAAASVIAKVRRDAMMAELGGAAGEYEVFGFADNAGYPSPTHKTALEDRGPTPYHRLSWAYLDAMPRWRHLKKVRVSAAAAALESGGQLGFDF is encoded by the coding sequence ATGCCGTACGAACCACCCACCCACACCGTCGAGCGCTCGATTCGCGCCACCACCGGATGCAAGATCATTGCCGGTGTCGACGAGGTCGGACGCGGGGCGTGGGCCGGTCCCGTCACGGTGTGCGCCGCCATCACGGGGCTGCGCCGGCCGCCCGAGGGCCTGACCGACTCCAAACTGATCAGCCCCAAGCGCCGCCTCGAACTGGCCGGGATCCTGGAGTCCTGGGTGACGTCGTACGCGCTCGGGCACTCCTCGCCACAAGAGATCGACGAGCTCGGAATGACCGCCGCGCTCCGTCTCGCCGCCGTCCGCGCACTGGACGCGCTTCCGGTACGGCCGGAGGCGGTGATCCTCGACGGCAAGCACGACTACCTCGGCGACCCGTGGCGGGTCCGTACCGTCATCAAGGGGGACCAGTCCTGCATCGCGGTCGCGGCCGCCTCGGTGATCGCCAAGGTGCGCCGGGACGCGATGATGGCCGAACTCGGGGGAGCGGCGGGGGAGTACGAGGTGTTCGGCTTCGCCGACAACGCCGGCTACCCCTCGCCCACGCACAAGACGGCACTGGAGGACCGGGGGCCGACCCCGTACCACCGGCTGTCCTGGGCGTACCTCGACGCGATGCCGCGCTGGCGGCACTTGAAGAAGGTCCGGGTCTCCGCGGCGGCGGCCGCGCTGGAAAGCGGGGGCCAGCTCGGCTTCGACTTCTGA
- a CDS encoding pyridoxamine 5'-phosphate oxidase family protein — protein sequence MSLPLGRTSAPEVSASVEAFLAEPHIGTLTTIRPDGSPHVAPVRFTWDAEAGLARVMTVSSSRKARNLIATAGGRVAICQVAGFSWVTLEGAAAVVDEPARVTEGARRYARRYRSGPPNPPGRVVVEIRVDRVLSLNV from the coding sequence ATGTCGTTGCCCCTGGGGCGTACGAGTGCGCCGGAGGTGTCGGCGTCGGTGGAGGCATTCCTGGCGGAGCCGCACATCGGCACGCTGACCACCATCCGGCCCGACGGGTCCCCGCACGTGGCACCGGTGCGGTTCACCTGGGACGCGGAGGCGGGGCTCGCCCGGGTGATGACGGTGTCCTCGTCCCGCAAGGCCCGCAACCTGATCGCCACGGCGGGCGGCCGGGTCGCCATCTGCCAGGTTGCCGGGTTCAGTTGGGTCACCCTGGAGGGCGCGGCCGCGGTCGTCGACGAGCCCGCACGGGTCACCGAGGGCGCGCGCCGCTACGCCCGGCGCTACCGCTCCGGCCCGCCCAACCCGCCCGGCCGCGTGGTGGTCGAGATCCGGGTCGACCGCGTGCTGAGCCTGAACGTGTAG
- a CDS encoding nuclear transport factor 2 family protein yields MTSSQSTADVAGLLDRYLINLDDDKLDDAWARGLFTEDAVVEFPMSRHEGIAGLAEYHSTALAAFALTQHINSPAVVEIDGDHASLRANIVSTHVHHPSDHPEDADRAPIFANGSLVSAKARRTPDGWRLSLLSLRMIWVTGTPPRKG; encoded by the coding sequence ATGACCTCAAGCCAATCCACCGCCGATGTGGCGGGACTGCTCGACCGCTACCTGATCAATCTGGACGACGACAAGCTCGATGACGCCTGGGCCCGGGGGCTGTTCACCGAGGACGCCGTCGTCGAGTTCCCGATGAGCCGGCACGAGGGGATCGCGGGCCTCGCCGAGTACCACAGCACGGCGCTGGCGGCGTTCGCCCTCACCCAGCACATCAACTCGCCCGCCGTGGTCGAAATCGACGGCGACCACGCCTCTTTGCGCGCCAACATCGTCTCCACCCACGTGCACCACCCCTCCGACCATCCGGAGGACGCCGACCGCGCTCCGATATTCGCGAACGGCAGCCTGGTGAGCGCGAAGGCCCGCCGCACCCCGGACGGCTGGCGGCTGAGCCTGCTGTCGCTGCGCATGATCTGGGTGACCGGCACCCCGCCCCGCAAGGGCTGA
- a CDS encoding MFS transporter yields MTSDQIDAKPGAHTPEPHPPRPDRPGIALAVIAMCQLMVVLDATIVNIALPHIQTSLGFSTSDLTWVINAYALTFGGLLLLGGRAGDLLGRRRMFITGILVFTLASLLGGFAQEPWQLLAARALQGIGGAIASPTSLALIATTFPEGPARNRAFGVFSAVSAGGGAIGLIAGGMLTDWLNWRWVLFVNVPIGLVIAALAPRYIRESQRHPGSFDLAGAFTSTGGMAALVYGFIRAASDGWRDGLTLGSFGVAVVLLLAFVAVERRSPQPITPLRMFADRNRSGTYVIMLSLAAAMFGMFFFIVLFVQNVLHYSPVKAGVAFFPSTLAIVLAAGLATNLLPRIGPKPIVVTGTLITAGAMAWLTLIDPDSTYTGGIIGPLLLFGFGMGLNFVTLTLTAVSGIADSESGAASGLLNTTQQVGGALGLSILTTVFGTASRNEGRTQLQDFLAHGSPEQKAAFAKSHQLPAPWSDEVLAHGIGTAFIAAVALVSLAALVAVFVIQVRKSDLEALSGKAGVPAGDTHRSGRPPVRGAREGPTATG; encoded by the coding sequence ATGACGTCAGATCAGATAGACGCGAAGCCCGGCGCCCACACTCCCGAACCGCACCCCCCACGCCCGGACCGCCCCGGCATCGCCCTCGCGGTCATCGCGATGTGCCAGCTGATGGTGGTCCTGGACGCGACGATCGTGAACATCGCGCTCCCCCACATCCAGACCTCCCTCGGCTTCTCCACCAGCGACCTGACCTGGGTCATCAACGCCTACGCGCTGACCTTCGGCGGGCTGCTCCTGCTCGGCGGCCGGGCCGGCGACCTCCTCGGCCGGCGCCGGATGTTCATCACCGGCATCCTGGTCTTCACGCTCGCCTCGCTCCTCGGCGGCTTCGCCCAGGAACCCTGGCAGCTGCTCGCCGCCCGCGCCCTCCAGGGCATCGGCGGCGCGATCGCCTCCCCCACCTCGCTCGCCCTGATCGCGACCACGTTCCCCGAAGGCCCCGCGCGCAACCGGGCGTTCGGCGTCTTCTCGGCGGTCTCCGCGGGCGGCGGCGCCATCGGTCTGATCGCGGGCGGCATGCTCACCGACTGGCTCAACTGGCGCTGGGTACTCTTCGTCAACGTCCCCATCGGCCTGGTCATCGCCGCACTCGCGCCCCGCTACATCCGGGAGTCGCAACGTCACCCCGGCAGCTTCGACCTGGCCGGCGCGTTCACCTCGACCGGCGGCATGGCGGCATTGGTCTACGGGTTCATCCGGGCCGCGAGCGACGGCTGGCGCGACGGCCTGACCCTGGGTTCCTTCGGCGTGGCAGTCGTCCTGCTCCTCGCCTTCGTGGCGGTGGAGCGGCGCTCCCCGCAGCCGATCACCCCGCTGCGGATGTTCGCCGACCGCAACCGCTCCGGTACGTACGTGATCATGCTGAGCCTCGCCGCGGCCATGTTCGGCATGTTCTTCTTCATCGTGCTCTTCGTGCAGAACGTGCTGCACTACAGCCCGGTCAAGGCAGGAGTCGCCTTCTTCCCCTCGACCCTGGCCATCGTCCTCGCGGCGGGCCTCGCCACAAACCTGCTGCCCCGCATCGGTCCCAAGCCCATCGTGGTCACCGGGACACTGATCACCGCGGGCGCCATGGCCTGGCTGACCCTGATCGACCCGGACAGCACCTACACCGGCGGGATCATCGGCCCGCTGCTGCTCTTCGGCTTCGGCATGGGCCTCAACTTCGTCACGCTCACCCTGACCGCGGTCTCCGGCATCGCCGACAGCGAGTCGGGGGCCGCGTCCGGCCTGCTCAACACCACCCAGCAGGTCGGCGGCGCGCTCGGCCTGTCCATCCTGACCACGGTCTTCGGCACCGCGAGCCGCAACGAGGGCAGGACCCAGCTCCAGGACTTCCTCGCGCACGGCTCACCCGAGCAGAAGGCGGCCTTCGCCAAGTCCCACCAGCTGCCCGCGCCCTGGAGCGACGAGGTCCTCGCCCACGGCATCGGCACGGCCTTCATCGCCGCCGTGGCCCTGGTGTCCCTCGCCGCGCTGGTCGCCGTCTTCGTCATCCAGGTACGCAAGAGCGATCTGGAGGCGCTGAGCGGCAAGGCGGGCGTGCCGGCGGGTGACACCCACCGGTCCGGGCGCCCACCGGTCCGGGGCGCCCGGGAAGGCCCCACGGCCACCGGCTGA
- a CDS encoding RecQ family ATP-dependent DNA helicase, with protein MNDTSTTDLRTAADAVLARLVGDPTGAARLREDQWRAIEALVAGGRRALVVQRTGWGKSAVYFVATSLLRERGSGPTVIVSPLLALMRNQVEAAARAGIRARTINSSNTEEWETVQAEVAAGEVDVLLVSPERLNNPDFRDEVLPKLSAATGLLVVDEAHCISDWGHDFRPDYRRLRTMLAELPPGVPVLATTATANARVTADVAEQLGTGADTDALVLRGPLDRESLSLNVLSLPDAAHRLAWLADHLDELPGSGIIYTLTVAAAEEITAYLRQCGHPVASYTGRTENADRQQAEDDLLANRVKALVATSALGMGFDKPDLGFVVHLGSPSSPIAYYQQVGRAGRGVEHAEVLLLPGKEDEAIWRYFASVAFPPEEQVRRTLDVLAQAGRPLSLPALEPLVELRRTRLETMLKVLDVDGAVHRVKGGWTSTGQPWVYDAERYAWVARQRSAEQQAMRDYAAASGCRMEFLRRQLDDEQAAPCGRCDNCAGARFTAEVSGKALDAAKGELGRPGVEVEPRKMWPTGLAAVGVDLKGRIPAGEQAFPGRALGRLSDIGWGNRLRPMLAPQAPDGPVPDDVVDAVVTVLADWAKGPGGWAGGGPDAPPRPAGVVTVASLTRPRLVESLGARIAEIGRMPLLGRVEYGEEAAGARVPASNSAQRVRALHHAFTVPDELARAVREAGGPVLLVDDRSDTGWTLAVASRLLRRAGAQGVFPLVLAVQG; from the coding sequence ATGAACGACACGAGCACCACGGATCTGCGCACCGCGGCCGACGCCGTCCTGGCCCGCCTGGTCGGCGACCCGACGGGGGCGGCCCGGCTGCGCGAGGACCAGTGGCGCGCCATCGAGGCGCTCGTCGCCGGGGGGCGGCGGGCACTGGTCGTCCAGCGCACCGGCTGGGGCAAGTCCGCGGTGTACTTCGTGGCGACCTCGCTGCTGCGCGAGCGCGGCAGCGGCCCCACCGTGATCGTCTCGCCGCTGCTCGCGCTGATGCGCAACCAGGTGGAGGCCGCCGCCCGCGCGGGCATCCGCGCCCGCACGATCAACTCGTCGAACACCGAGGAGTGGGAGACCGTCCAGGCCGAGGTGGCCGCGGGCGAGGTCGACGTCCTCCTGGTGAGCCCGGAGCGGCTCAACAACCCGGACTTCCGCGACGAGGTGCTGCCCAAGCTCTCGGCGGCCACCGGCCTGCTCGTGGTGGACGAGGCGCACTGCATCTCCGACTGGGGCCACGACTTCCGCCCCGACTACCGCCGGCTGCGCACCATGCTCGCCGAGCTCCCCCCGGGCGTCCCGGTCCTCGCGACAACGGCGACGGCCAACGCGCGCGTGACGGCCGACGTGGCGGAGCAGCTGGGCACCGGCGCGGACACCGACGCGCTGGTGCTCCGCGGCCCCCTCGACCGCGAGAGCCTGAGTCTGAACGTGCTGTCGCTGCCGGACGCGGCGCACCGCCTGGCTTGGCTCGCCGACCACCTCGACGAACTGCCGGGCTCCGGGATCATCTACACGCTGACCGTGGCGGCCGCCGAGGAGATCACCGCGTATCTGCGCCAGTGCGGGCACCCGGTCGCCTCCTACACGGGCCGCACGGAGAACGCGGACCGCCAGCAGGCCGAGGACGACCTGCTGGCCAACCGGGTCAAGGCACTGGTCGCCACCTCGGCCCTGGGCATGGGCTTCGACAAGCCGGACCTCGGCTTCGTGGTCCACCTCGGCTCGCCCTCCTCCCCCATCGCCTACTACCAGCAGGTGGGCCGCGCCGGCCGCGGTGTGGAGCACGCGGAGGTCCTGCTGCTCCCCGGCAAGGAGGACGAGGCGATCTGGCGCTACTTCGCCTCGGTCGCCTTCCCGCCCGAGGAGCAGGTCCGCCGCACCCTGGACGTGCTGGCCCAGGCGGGCCGCCCGCTCTCGCTGCCCGCCCTGGAGCCGCTGGTCGAGCTGCGGCGCACCCGCCTGGAGACCATGCTCAAGGTCCTCGACGTGGACGGCGCGGTCCACCGCGTCAAGGGCGGCTGGACATCCACCGGACAACCCTGGGTGTACGACGCGGAGCGGTACGCGTGGGTGGCCCGCCAGCGCTCCGCCGAGCAGCAGGCGATGCGTGACTACGCGGCGGCGAGCGGCTGCCGGATGGAGTTCCTGCGCCGCCAGCTCGACGACGAACAGGCGGCCCCGTGCGGCCGCTGCGACAACTGCGCGGGCGCCCGCTTCACCGCCGAGGTCTCCGGGAAGGCGCTGGACGCGGCCAAGGGCGAGCTGGGCAGGCCCGGCGTCGAGGTCGAGCCCCGCAAGATGTGGCCGACCGGGCTCGCGGCGGTCGGCGTCGACCTCAAGGGCCGTATCCCCGCGGGCGAACAGGCCTTCCCCGGCCGGGCGCTGGGCCGCCTCTCGGACATCGGCTGGGGCAACCGGCTGCGCCCGATGCTCGCCCCCCAGGCCCCCGACGGACCGGTTCCGGACGATGTGGTCGACGCCGTCGTGACCGTCCTGGCCGACTGGGCCAAGGGCCCCGGCGGCTGGGCGGGCGGCGGCCCCGACGCGCCGCCCCGGCCCGCCGGAGTGGTCACCGTCGCCTCGCTCACCCGGCCCCGCCTCGTCGAGTCGCTGGGCGCCCGGATCGCGGAGATCGGCCGCATGCCCCTCCTCGGACGCGTGGAGTACGGGGAGGAGGCCGCCGGGGCCCGCGTTCCCGCCTCCAACAGCGCCCAGCGGGTGCGCGCCCTGCACCACGCCTTCACGGTGCCGGACGAGCTGGCGCGGGCGGTGCGGGAGGCGGGCGGCCCGGTGCTGCTCGTCGACGACCGCTCGGACACGGGCTGGACGCTGGCCGTGGCGTCCCGGCTGCTGCGCCGGGCGGGCGCGCAGGGGGTGTTTCCGCTGGTCCTCGCCGTGCAGGGGTGA
- a CDS encoding TetR/AcrR family transcriptional regulator, with protein MPTSTPVSESGPRRLRADAERNRARVLNAARELFAERGANVSMDEVARHAEVGVGTLYRHFPTKEAMVVAASQQRFGEILTYYRTVCRESAEPLEALQMLLTRVGEVEARDRGFASVVGGTLGSEGPPSTMRADLEAELVDLVGKGQATGSIRRDIAGVDILALTCGLTSIVHRRTGDWRRYIDIVLDGLRSDHITP; from the coding sequence ATGCCAACGTCAACGCCAGTCAGTGAGAGCGGTCCCCGCCGGCTCCGGGCTGACGCGGAGCGCAACCGGGCCCGGGTCCTGAACGCGGCGCGCGAGCTCTTCGCGGAACGCGGCGCCAACGTGTCCATGGACGAGGTGGCCCGGCACGCCGAGGTCGGCGTGGGCACGCTCTACCGCCACTTCCCCACCAAGGAAGCCATGGTCGTGGCGGCCTCCCAGCAGCGCTTCGGCGAGATCCTCACGTACTACCGCACGGTGTGCCGCGAGTCGGCCGAGCCGCTCGAAGCGCTCCAGATGCTGCTCACCCGGGTCGGCGAGGTGGAGGCCCGCGACCGCGGCTTCGCCAGCGTCGTCGGCGGCACGCTCGGCTCCGAGGGCCCGCCCAGCACCATGCGGGCCGACCTGGAGGCCGAGCTCGTGGACCTGGTAGGCAAGGGCCAGGCGACCGGCTCCATCCGGCGCGACATCGCGGGCGTCGACATCCTCGCCCTGACCTGCGGCCTCACCTCGATCGTGCACCGCCGCACCGGCGACTGGCGACGCTACATCGACATCGTGCTCGACGGCCTGCGCTCGGACCACATCACGCCGTAG
- a CDS encoding TetR/AcrR family transcriptional regulator — protein sequence MATSRLTAADEAPQVSPRRRGPVLERAILDAALEQLSTVGWNALTMEGVAAGAQTGKAAVYRRWSSKAELVADALRNGLPDLDRADDHGSVREDLYQLCLRLREAMYSRSGFALRSVLYECDAASAERFHGMVLRRLVEPAQRLFREAVQRGIERGDVRSDATAEVIFDVIPGLMMFRAKVRGSEWPDEAVAEMIDHVMVPLLRAGSA from the coding sequence ATGGCTACTTCGCGCCTGACTGCTGCCGACGAGGCCCCGCAGGTCTCGCCGCGCCGCCGGGGACCCGTCCTGGAACGGGCGATCCTCGACGCGGCCCTTGAGCAGTTGAGCACGGTCGGCTGGAACGCCCTCACCATGGAGGGCGTGGCCGCCGGAGCGCAGACCGGGAAGGCCGCGGTGTACCGGCGCTGGTCCTCCAAGGCGGAGCTGGTGGCCGACGCGCTGCGGAACGGGCTGCCGGATCTGGACCGGGCCGACGACCACGGCTCGGTGCGCGAGGACCTCTACCAGCTCTGTCTGCGGCTGCGGGAGGCGATGTACTCGCGGTCGGGGTTCGCACTGCGCTCGGTGCTTTACGAGTGCGACGCCGCCAGCGCCGAACGGTTCCACGGGATGGTGCTGCGGCGCCTGGTCGAGCCCGCCCAGCGGCTCTTCCGGGAGGCCGTGCAGCGCGGAATCGAGCGGGGTGACGTGCGGTCCGACGCCACGGCGGAGGTGATCTTCGATGTCATTCCCGGGCTGATGATGTTCCGGGCGAAGGTGCGCGGAAGCGAATGGCCGGACGAGGCGGTCGCGGAGATGATCGATCACGTGATGGTGCCGCTGCTGCGGGCCGGGTCTGCTTGA
- a CDS encoding ADP-ribosylglycohydrolase family protein, translating to MTADSTLDARFERALGSLRGLSVGDALGSQFFVPAHYPLLKRRRLPDGPWQWTDDTEMACSVLAVLAAHGRIDQDRLARSFAEHHDFDRGYGPAVNRMLRLIREGGDWRELAAALFNGQGSWGNGSAMRIAPLGAWYADDPEQATHQAEISSYTTHQHREAVVGSMAVAAAAALAAAPAGPPTPAELLDGVVALVPRSAVGAGLRRARDMLDYGDAGTVAAVLGCGRRTSAHDTVPFALWSAARGLGDFEKAFWTTAQAGGDVDTTCAIVGGVIAAGKAGAPPAEWLARTEELPGWVPATAPR from the coding sequence ATGACCGCTGACTCCACACTCGACGCACGCTTCGAACGCGCGCTGGGCAGCCTGCGCGGGCTGTCCGTGGGAGACGCCCTGGGCTCCCAGTTCTTCGTCCCCGCCCACTATCCGCTGCTCAAACGGCGTCGGCTGCCCGACGGCCCGTGGCAGTGGACCGACGACACCGAGATGGCCTGCTCGGTCCTGGCCGTACTGGCCGCGCACGGCCGCATCGACCAGGACCGGCTCGCCCGCTCCTTCGCCGAGCACCACGACTTCGACCGGGGGTACGGCCCGGCCGTCAACCGGATGCTGCGGCTGATCCGGGAGGGCGGGGACTGGCGGGAGCTGGCCGCCGCGCTCTTCAACGGGCAGGGCTCCTGGGGCAACGGCTCCGCGATGCGGATCGCGCCCCTGGGTGCCTGGTACGCGGACGACCCGGAGCAGGCCACCCACCAGGCCGAGATCTCCTCGTACACCACCCACCAGCACCGCGAGGCCGTGGTGGGCTCGATGGCGGTGGCGGCCGCCGCCGCGCTGGCCGCCGCTCCGGCGGGCCCGCCGACCCCGGCGGAGCTGCTCGACGGCGTCGTTGCGCTGGTGCCGCGCAGCGCGGTCGGTGCGGGGCTGCGGCGGGCGCGGGACATGCTGGACTACGGGGACGCGGGCACGGTGGCCGCGGTGCTCGGGTGCGGGCGGCGGACCAGTGCGCACGACACGGTGCCGTTCGCGCTGTGGTCGGCGGCGCGGGGGCTCGGGGACTTCGAGAAGGCGTTCTGGACGACCGCGCAGGCGGGCGGCGACGTCGACACCACCTGCGCGATCGTCGGCGGGGTGATCGCGGCCGGCAAGGCCGGGGCGCCCCCGGCCGAGTGGCTGGCGCGGACCGAGGAGCTGCCGGGCTGGGTCCCGGCGACGGCTCCGCGCTGA
- a CDS encoding histidine phosphatase family protein has translation MARPRRIVLVRHGESEGNADDTVYEREPDHALRLTEAGLRQARATGTGLREIFGRERVSVYVSPYRRTHETFRAFGLDPELVRIREEPRLREQDWGNWQDRDDVRLQKAYRDAYGHFFYRFAQGESGADVYDRVGSFLESLHRSFEAPDHPPNVLLVTHGLTMRLFCMRWFHWTVADFESLSNPGNAESRTLLLGPDGRYTLDRQFARWRVPEPYGITG, from the coding sequence ATGGCAAGACCGCGTCGCATCGTCCTCGTCCGGCACGGCGAGTCGGAGGGGAACGCCGATGACACCGTGTACGAGCGCGAACCCGACCACGCGCTGCGGCTCACCGAGGCCGGGCTGCGCCAGGCCCGCGCGACCGGCACGGGGCTGCGCGAGATATTCGGGCGCGAGCGCGTCAGCGTCTACGTCTCGCCGTACCGGCGCACCCATGAGACGTTCCGGGCGTTCGGGCTCGATCCGGAGCTCGTGCGGATCAGGGAGGAGCCCAGGCTCCGCGAGCAGGACTGGGGGAACTGGCAGGACCGCGACGACGTACGCCTGCAGAAGGCCTACCGGGACGCGTACGGACACTTCTTCTACCGCTTCGCCCAGGGCGAGTCGGGGGCGGACGTGTACGACCGGGTGGGGTCGTTCCTGGAGAGCCTGCACCGCAGCTTCGAGGCGCCGGACCACCCGCCGAACGTTCTGCTCGTCACCCACGGCCTGACGATGCGGCTGTTCTGCATGCGCTGGTTCCACTGGACGGTGGCGGACTTCGAGTCGCTCTCCAATCCGGGGAACGCGGAGAGCAGGACACTGCTGCTCGGCCCGGACGGGCGGTACACACTGGACCGGCAGTTCGCGCGGTGGCGCGTCCCCGAGCCGTACGGCATCACCGGTTAG
- a CDS encoding TerD family protein: MSGFSKGLDKVEVALRWDPSPFGSPPHDLDVIAAVYPASDPYGSPAYLVHFDSRSPDGTVYLSRDSTTGKGFGDDEVLTLEFARQPDAHARIVVGVVIQQRPDRLVFADIANPEVHIREGYTVLASDDFSGVAHSTAATVAEFVRTSGGAWEFHPAVHGFDLDPDAFTAAMGARSL, encoded by the coding sequence ATGAGCGGCTTCAGCAAGGGGCTCGACAAGGTCGAGGTGGCACTGCGGTGGGACCCGAGCCCGTTCGGCTCCCCGCCCCACGACCTGGATGTCATCGCCGCGGTCTACCCGGCGTCCGATCCGTACGGCAGCCCCGCCTATCTGGTGCACTTCGACAGCCGCTCCCCCGACGGCACGGTCTATCTGAGCCGCGACAGCACCACCGGAAAGGGCTTCGGGGACGACGAGGTGCTGACGCTGGAGTTCGCCCGCCAGCCGGACGCCCACGCCCGGATCGTGGTCGGCGTGGTCATCCAACAGCGCCCGGACCGGCTCGTCTTCGCGGACATCGCCAACCCCGAGGTGCACATCCGCGAGGGCTACACGGTACTGGCGAGCGACGACTTCTCCGGCGTCGCGCACAGCACGGCCGCGACGGTCGCGGAGTTCGTCCGGACCTCGGGCGGCGCCTGGGAGTTCCACCCGGCCGTGCACGGCTTCGACCTGGACCCGGACGCCTTCACCGCCGCGATGGGCGCACGGTCCCTCTGA
- a CDS encoding YdbC family protein, whose product MLVKWIRCTVVDRPGFDRGQRKWAGLLGEPGFRGQGGGWSRGRPDVAHVFTFWESRPFYDSFMARAHDRLAAAQSGTYRDARAKLFDHRFDVKTGFEPRFTDADVVRVANCRVHADRVEHFASAQERIWNPAMAGSPGMLRGVFGEAPGNEFLVLSMWRSAAEHGKYRADRVERLSLRAGTEADVAGLTGAVVDLNPSWTV is encoded by the coding sequence GTGCTGGTCAAGTGGATTCGCTGCACTGTGGTCGACCGTCCCGGCTTCGACCGGGGGCAGCGGAAGTGGGCGGGACTGCTGGGGGAGCCGGGATTCAGAGGCCAGGGCGGCGGGTGGAGCCGGGGGCGGCCCGATGTCGCGCACGTCTTCACGTTCTGGGAAAGCCGCCCGTTCTACGACTCCTTCATGGCGCGCGCCCACGACCGCCTCGCCGCCGCGCAGTCCGGCACGTACAGGGACGCGCGCGCCAAGCTGTTCGACCACCGCTTCGACGTGAAGACCGGCTTCGAGCCGCGCTTCACCGACGCCGATGTGGTGCGGGTGGCGAACTGCCGGGTGCACGCCGACCGCGTCGAGCACTTCGCGTCGGCGCAGGAGCGGATCTGGAACCCGGCGATGGCCGGGTCGCCGGGGATGCTGCGCGGGGTGTTCGGGGAGGCGCCGGGCAACGAGTTCCTGGTGCTCTCCATGTGGCGGTCGGCGGCCGAGCACGGCAAGTACCGGGCCGACCGGGTGGAGCGGCTGTCGCTGCGCGCGGGGACGGAGGCCGACGTCGCGGGCCTGACCGGGGCCGTCGTCGACCTGAACCCCAGCTGGACGGTGTGA